One Silurus meridionalis isolate SWU-2019-XX chromosome 10, ASM1480568v1, whole genome shotgun sequence genomic window carries:
- the LOC124391928 gene encoding overexpressed in colon carcinoma 1 protein, whose translation MGCGNSSAANTTAGGPAEAAKDVTEDLSQDDEKRRNYGGVYVGLPADMNPVAASQSKSTRKE comes from the exons ATGGGTTGTGGAAATTCCTCTGCCGCTAATACCACAGCGGGAG GTCCTGCGGAGGCTGCGAAAGATGT GACAGAAGACCTGTCACAAGACGATGAGAAGAGAAG GAACTATGGTGGGGTGTATGTGGGACTACCAGCAGATATGAACCCAGTGGCAGCCAGTCAGTCCAAGTCCACACGGAAAG aatAG